In Streptomyces capitiformicae, one genomic interval encodes:
- a CDS encoding cytochrome c oxidase assembly protein: protein MACCSILLLLMSRLAGLHSERPARRRRQVLAAVCAGVIFELLLAWWLAYLLAGSAPHASHHMHRAASASGVPAQVAAAIVVVLLTLWVYAASRSPAAERPRAPVWTAGVIATAVAFSGPLTRAAETSHLAAMAQLELLTTLAPVLLVRGWPERSRSSSLPTALAAAGLWSAVVYLWHIPAVHHADFAGAAVLMPLSYLCAGLLLWRCAGERPAVLLAAQEAVALLGLALLLAPSPLYGTALADQRAAGVLMMLVDSVVLAVLLLRLTGRSFPRPRPPAPPTPARRKVIA, encoded by the coding sequence ATGGCTTGCTGTTCCATCCTGCTCCTGCTCATGTCCCGGTTGGCCGGCCTCCACAGCGAACGACCTGCACGGCGCCGCCGCCAGGTCCTCGCCGCAGTCTGCGCCGGGGTGATCTTCGAACTGCTCCTGGCCTGGTGGCTGGCGTACCTCCTGGCCGGGTCGGCACCGCACGCGTCCCACCACATGCACAGGGCAGCGTCGGCATCCGGAGTGCCGGCCCAGGTGGCGGCCGCGATCGTCGTGGTGCTGCTCACGCTCTGGGTGTACGCCGCCTCCCGCAGCCCGGCGGCAGAACGACCCCGTGCCCCGGTGTGGACCGCCGGGGTGATCGCCACGGCCGTCGCCTTCTCCGGCCCGCTGACCCGTGCCGCCGAGACCTCCCACCTGGCGGCCATGGCGCAGCTCGAACTGCTCACCACGCTCGCCCCCGTCCTGCTCGTCCGCGGCTGGCCCGAACGCTCCCGTTCGTCCTCCCTGCCCACGGCATTGGCGGCGGCCGGACTGTGGAGCGCCGTGGTCTACCTGTGGCACATCCCAGCCGTACACCACGCAGACTTCGCCGGAGCGGCCGTCCTCATGCCGCTGTCCTACCTGTGCGCCGGCCTGCTGCTGTGGCGGTGCGCCGGAGAGCGTCCGGCCGTCCTGCTCGCCGCCCAGGAGGCCGTCGCCCTGCTGGGTCTGGCCCTGCTGCTGGCCCCCTCTCCCCTCTATGGCACAGCACTCGCCGACCAACGCGCTGCCGGCGTCCTGATGATGCTCGTCGACAGCGTGGTGCTGGCGGTGCTGCTGCTCCGGCTGACCGGCAGGTCATTCCCGCGCCCCCGTCCCCCCGCCCCGCCGACTCCCGCCCGCCGAAAGGTGATTGCATGA
- a CDS encoding NAD(P)-dependent alcohol dehydrogenase: MDIEPPRADEILVRVTAAGICHTDLTTRSMWPEQLTPMVLGHEGTGVVEAVGADVTTIAPGDTVCLSFRSCGACPSCADGHPGYCAAFQGLNVSGGRGDGTSPLSRDGSSVFGGFFGQSSFATYAIAYESNTVKVPADLPPEVAAPLGCSVQTGAGAVRNVLRPEPGTSLVVFGTGAVGMSAIMASVALGCSPVVAVDPVASRRALAGELGAKATVDPSAVEDVAATIREATGGGAHFAVDTTAVPAVINQAIGALRPMGSLALAGIGAPEAALDVMSVIGKGLTVSGVIEGDARPADFLPWLIDRYREGKLPVDRLVTSYPFTEIETAAQAALSRQAIKPVVTFG, from the coding sequence ATCGACATCGAACCGCCCCGGGCAGACGAGATCCTGGTCCGCGTCACCGCCGCCGGGATCTGCCACACCGACCTGACGACCCGGTCCATGTGGCCCGAGCAGCTCACCCCGATGGTCCTCGGTCATGAGGGCACCGGAGTCGTCGAAGCGGTCGGCGCCGACGTGACGACGATCGCCCCCGGCGACACCGTCTGCCTGAGCTTCCGCAGCTGCGGCGCGTGTCCGTCCTGCGCCGACGGCCACCCCGGCTACTGCGCCGCGTTCCAGGGCCTGAACGTGTCCGGCGGTCGCGGAGACGGCACCTCGCCGCTGTCGCGTGACGGCTCCTCCGTCTTCGGCGGTTTCTTCGGCCAGTCCAGCTTCGCCACGTACGCCATCGCCTACGAGAGCAACACCGTCAAGGTGCCCGCCGACCTGCCGCCCGAGGTCGCCGCTCCCCTCGGATGCAGCGTGCAGACAGGGGCGGGGGCCGTGCGCAACGTGCTGCGGCCCGAGCCCGGCACATCCCTGGTGGTCTTCGGGACTGGCGCGGTGGGGATGAGCGCCATCATGGCGTCCGTTGCCCTCGGCTGCTCCCCGGTCGTCGCCGTGGACCCAGTGGCCTCGCGGCGTGCCCTCGCCGGAGAGCTGGGAGCGAAGGCGACCGTCGATCCCAGCGCTGTGGAAGATGTCGCGGCCACGATCCGGGAGGCCACCGGTGGGGGTGCCCACTTCGCTGTCGACACGACCGCCGTCCCCGCGGTCATCAACCAGGCGATCGGCGCCCTGCGTCCCATGGGCAGCCTGGCCTTGGCCGGGATCGGCGCCCCGGAGGCCGCGCTGGACGTGATGAGCGTCATCGGCAAGGGCCTCACCGTGAGCGGCGTCATCGAGGGCGACGCCCGGCCGGCCGACTTCCTGCCCTGGCTGATCGACCGGTACCGCGAAGGAAAGCTCCCCGTCGACCGGCTGGTCACCTCCTATCCCTTCACCGAGATCGAGACCGCCGCCCAGGCCGCCCTGTCGAGGCAGGCCATCAAGCCCGTCGTCACCTTCGGCTGA
- a CDS encoding aldehyde dehydrogenase family protein, which yields MDSPAPSSSATRPTRPPPWAPWRERVESRVAAAVEDGARLVTGGARPVDLARGRYYAPTVFADADPDSRLAQLEVFGPVVAVLPFDGDDEAVPMADDTDYGLAGSVCTRDQGHGLAVARKVNTGTIGVGGWTPWNTAPFGGRKASGLGHEFGPRGVRRLHRAPVHRHPCRLIPHEARRNTPCASKPPSSKPPEAPSPSATSTSNRPGQTRSWSASPPPGSATPT from the coding sequence GTGGACTCGCCGGCGCCTTCGTCCTCGGCGACCCGACCGACCCGTCCACCACCATGGGCCCCTTGGCGCGAGCGGGTCGAGTCCCGTGTGGCCGCGGCGGTCGAGGACGGCGCCCGGCTGGTGACCGGCGGCGCCCGTCCGGTGGACCTCGCCCGGGGCCGGTACTACGCCCCCACCGTCTTCGCCGACGCCGACCCCGACTCCCGCCTCGCCCAGCTGGAGGTCTTCGGCCCCGTGGTGGCCGTCCTACCGTTCGACGGTGACGACGAGGCCGTGCCCATGGCCGACGACACCGACTACGGACTCGCCGGTTCGGTCTGCACCCGGGACCAGGGGCACGGCCTCGCCGTGGCCCGGAAGGTGAACACCGGAACCATCGGCGTGGGCGGCTGGACGCCTTGGAACACCGCGCCGTTCGGCGGCCGTAAAGCCAGCGGTCTCGGCCACGAATTCGGCCCCCGGGGGGTTCGACGCCTGCATCGCGCTCCAGTCCATCGACATCCCTGCCGCCTGATCCCACACGAAGCCAGAAGGAACACGCCGTGCGCATCCAAGCCGCCCTCGTCGAAGCCACCGGAGGCCCCTTCACCCTCCGCGACATCGACATCGAACCGCCCCGGGCAGACGAGATCCTGGTCCGCGTCACCGCCGCCGGGATCTGCCACACCGACCTGA
- a CDS encoding TetR/AcrR family transcriptional regulator, with product MTETRKTGTARDTRADTTDAERPPAASEKRRTAETPRPRKRAPGAGRPRNPQIQERIMHAARVVYGTKGWAAFHFDAVAKEAGVSRDALYRRFASREALLIEALSSRGVPAYTPGPGDLRSQLLRLAEEEYRYVRSPEGLANLRIHLEADITPDIHRSYQETVVRPGLAQVENALRNSIDDGDLPADAPVAHTVRALYGGVLLQALLTVQDSGGEEQSADADDILVGLVDLTLRGAGYDPSA from the coding sequence GTGACGGAGACGAGGAAGACAGGGACCGCGCGGGACACCAGAGCGGACACGACGGACGCGGAACGCCCGCCCGCCGCGAGCGAGAAGAGGCGCACGGCCGAGACACCACGGCCCCGTAAGCGCGCCCCGGGAGCGGGCCGCCCCCGTAACCCACAGATCCAGGAACGGATCATGCATGCAGCCCGCGTGGTCTACGGCACGAAGGGCTGGGCCGCCTTCCACTTCGACGCGGTCGCCAAGGAGGCCGGGGTCAGCCGGGACGCGCTGTACCGGCGCTTCGCCTCCCGGGAGGCACTGCTGATAGAAGCTCTGTCGTCCCGTGGTGTCCCCGCGTACACCCCGGGCCCGGGTGACCTGAGGTCCCAGCTGCTCAGGCTGGCCGAGGAGGAATACCGTTACGTCAGATCACCCGAGGGCCTGGCCAACCTCCGAATCCATCTAGAGGCTGACATCACCCCCGACATTCACCGCAGCTACCAGGAGACCGTCGTACGGCCCGGTCTCGCGCAGGTCGAGAACGCGCTGCGGAACTCCATCGATGACGGGGACCTGCCGGCGGACGCCCCCGTCGCCCACACCGTGCGCGCGCTCTACGGAGGCGTACTGCTGCAGGCGCTGCTGACGGTCCAGGACTCCGGCGGCGAGGAGCAGAGCGCGGACGCCGACGACATCCTGGTGGGACTGGTCGACCTGACGCTGCGCGGCGCCGGCTACGACCCGTCGGCATAG
- a CDS encoding linalool dehydratase/isomerase domain-containing protein, which yields MTVIADVRPADVLIPKKRRDEGPVVTLRLRRARVVHAALCLLGAVPWLLGLSVHVQAIGWGLWLPGAGFLAVPGLWQLLFPVTLLLFGVAFIAWFGSGMTTAPIAVWALAALGAGAAAGGHSTSWAPAAVPGLTLSFVALGAVKRRRGRAAAAHTREERNSYLPAAVSEIQATAVPAPPLATRELSDLQLGMMRYILGRALQPVGQLEGFDKIDQFQTSSLRYQLNQVGWALAVAQRHYTPNFTGYVSEGQRRAIDQYLQRQIWGYWRWESAWGNLNFDFDPAKQDNIMLTGYININTLLYQNNTGDDRYAEPGSLTFVYDDRRSFRHDAHTINGSLMDNYRGQVYRQPYCLFPCEPNWIYTSCNFRGLTAVLLHDTVFGTDHTGEIKDTFRKRLEEEFVNADGSMVALRSKLTGHALPFPVPDASLVKMLSPFFPDLAYRYYALARRDMLAQVDGTARVLLDKKALDYGNYKSTHVFTLDGILGAAREIGDTEAATAAEQALDELGDVDDSGAVHWATGSNMANLMVMESHFGVAGGWREIITTRPSAEVLSGPVLAEASYPEVLVASAVSDGTALDLVLAPGAAPGSPQSLTITRLRPGVRYQVRGAGSTTLDADARGQAVLRVALHDRTRIRIVPGT from the coding sequence ATGACCGTAATCGCGGATGTCCGTCCAGCTGACGTCCTGATCCCGAAGAAGCGCCGTGACGAGGGTCCCGTCGTCACCCTGCGGCTGCGTCGCGCGCGTGTTGTGCATGCCGCCCTGTGTCTGCTGGGCGCGGTGCCGTGGCTGCTCGGCCTGTCGGTGCACGTGCAGGCGATCGGCTGGGGCCTGTGGCTGCCGGGCGCCGGGTTCCTGGCGGTGCCCGGGCTGTGGCAGCTGCTCTTCCCGGTGACCCTCCTGCTGTTCGGCGTCGCCTTCATCGCCTGGTTCGGCTCCGGCATGACCACCGCCCCCATCGCGGTGTGGGCACTGGCCGCGCTCGGCGCGGGCGCGGCGGCCGGCGGCCACTCGACGTCATGGGCACCCGCGGCGGTGCCCGGCCTGACGCTGTCCTTCGTCGCCCTGGGCGCCGTCAAGCGCCGGCGCGGCCGTGCCGCCGCGGCGCACACACGCGAGGAGCGCAACAGCTATCTGCCGGCCGCGGTCTCCGAGATCCAGGCCACCGCTGTCCCCGCTCCGCCGCTCGCCACCCGGGAGCTGTCGGACCTCCAGCTGGGCATGATGCGCTACATCCTCGGCCGGGCGCTCCAGCCGGTCGGGCAGCTCGAAGGCTTCGACAAGATCGACCAGTTCCAGACATCGTCGCTGCGGTACCAGCTCAACCAGGTCGGCTGGGCGCTGGCGGTCGCCCAGCGCCACTACACGCCCAACTTCACCGGCTACGTCAGTGAGGGTCAGCGGCGCGCCATCGACCAGTACCTGCAGCGCCAGATCTGGGGATACTGGCGCTGGGAGAGCGCGTGGGGCAATCTCAACTTCGACTTCGACCCCGCCAAGCAGGACAACATCATGTTGACCGGCTACATCAACATCAACACTCTGCTCTACCAGAACAACACCGGCGACGACCGCTACGCCGAGCCGGGGTCGCTCACCTTCGTCTACGACGACCGCCGCTCGTTCCGCCATGACGCGCACACCATCAACGGCTCGCTCATGGACAACTACCGCGGGCAGGTCTACCGGCAGCCGTACTGCCTCTTCCCCTGCGAGCCGAACTGGATCTACACCTCGTGCAACTTTCGCGGTCTCACCGCGGTCCTGCTGCACGACACCGTCTTCGGCACCGATCACACGGGCGAGATCAAGGACACCTTCCGCAAGCGCCTCGAAGAAGAGTTCGTCAACGCCGACGGCAGCATGGTGGCACTGCGCTCGAAGCTCACCGGGCACGCGCTGCCGTTCCCCGTCCCGGACGCCAGCCTTGTCAAAATGCTCAGCCCCTTCTTCCCCGACCTCGCCTACCGCTACTACGCGCTCGCCCGACGCGACATGCTGGCTCAGGTGGACGGTACGGCACGGGTGCTGCTCGACAAGAAGGCCCTCGACTACGGCAACTACAAGTCCACCCACGTCTTCACGCTCGACGGGATCCTCGGTGCCGCCCGGGAGATCGGCGACACGGAGGCGGCGACGGCGGCCGAACAGGCGCTGGACGAGCTGGGCGACGTCGACGACAGCGGTGCCGTCCACTGGGCGACGGGGTCGAACATGGCGAACCTGATGGTGATGGAGTCACACTTCGGAGTGGCCGGCGGCTGGCGGGAGATCATCACCACCCGGCCCTCCGCCGAGGTGCTCAGCGGGCCCGTACTCGCCGAGGCGAGCTACCCCGAGGTCCTCGTCGCCTCGGCGGTCAGCGACGGCACCGCGCTCGACCTGGTCCTGGCCCCCGGTGCCGCGCCGGGATCCCCGCAGTCCCTCACCATCACCAGGCTGCGTCCCGGCGTCCGGTACCAGGTACGAGGCGCCGGGTCGACCACGCTCGACGCCGACGCACGCGGCCAGGCCGTCTTGCGGGTGGCCCTGCACGACCGGACCCGGATCCGCATCGTCCCCGGCACCTGA
- a CDS encoding SDR family NAD(P)-dependent oxidoreductase has translation MSMASPPVALLTGGASGIGLADLGRLAEGEYRIAVLDLGKQALGKVAERFADRVATFAVDVSDPDAVAAVVEKAEDEIGPIEHVVACAGIARAGPTLSVARADVDLMTRMNYGGIVDLAYAGLPRMTGAGQRRVRGRRVVHRHHGAPQDGRVRRHQDRGDRLHAVTAPRTRRHGPDAGLCVPRP, from the coding sequence ATGAGCATGGCATCACCACCCGTCGCCCTCCTCACCGGCGGCGCGAGCGGCATCGGGCTCGCCGACCTCGGACGCCTGGCCGAGGGCGAGTACCGGATCGCCGTACTGGACCTCGGCAAGCAAGCGCTGGGCAAGGTTGCGGAGCGGTTCGCAGACCGGGTCGCCACCTTCGCCGTGGACGTCTCCGATCCGGACGCCGTGGCTGCCGTGGTCGAGAAGGCCGAGGACGAGATCGGCCCGATCGAGCACGTCGTCGCCTGCGCCGGGATCGCTCGGGCCGGGCCGACGCTGTCCGTCGCCCGCGCGGACGTCGACCTGATGACGCGGATGAACTACGGCGGCATCGTCGACCTCGCGTACGCCGGACTGCCCCGCATGACCGGGGCGGGGCAGCGGCGAGTTCGCGGTCGTCGCGTCGTTCACCGGCATCATGGCGCCCCGCAAGATGGCCGCGTGCGGCGCCACCAAGACCGCGGTGATCGGCTTCATGCAGTCACTGCGCCACGAACTCGAAGGCACGGGCCTGACGCTGGCCTGTGTGTCCCGAGGCCGTGA